A genome region from Tolypothrix sp. PCC 7712 includes the following:
- a CDS encoding MbtH family protein, giving the protein MNQTTSEDTTIYKVVVNHEEQYSIWPADRENALGWKDAGKSGLKSECLEYIKEVWTDMRPLSLRKKMEETSSKNSV; this is encoded by the coding sequence ATGAACCAAACAACTTCAGAAGATACAACCATTTATAAAGTTGTAGTTAACCATGAGGAACAATATTCTATTTGGCCTGCTGACCGGGAAAATGCTCTTGGGTGGAAAGATGCAGGGAAAAGTGGGCTGAAATCAGAATGTTTGGAATACATTAAGGAAGTTTGGACTGATATGCGACCCCTAAGCTTAAGAAAGAAAATGGAGGAAACATCTAGCAAAAATTCAGTATAA
- a CDS encoding aspartate aminotransferase family protein has protein sequence MQQLEIPNNPISETTDNDVQIEFNALQQQHLETLITRYTERTKTSKQLAQKYRPVFANNRGAVGFNLLFKEMFYPILTERSLGSRMWDVDGNEYIDLTGGYGIHLCGYNPPFIKKAIFEQLEYGIQTGPQAALAGEVAELISELTGMERVAFCSVGTEAMMLALRIARAATNRHKIALFSGSYHGIFDGTLVKAETTDGNPKGIPEYPGVTPNVAEDVLVLEYGSPQALEIIKTYKQELAAVLVEPVQQHQLGFQPKAFILQLRQLTKALEIPLIFDEMNTGFRIHPGGAQAWFGVEADIATYGKIVGGGMPLAAVAGKAVYMDRIDGGMWNYGDMSAPDVPVTWSGTSYCRHSLSLAAARALLQHLKTEGVSLQEQLNQLTSQFVERFNAYFEVEKLPIYLSNFGSFFNANVSETSEIATEPTFLIGLRLIFNHMIVRGVLMPKGDGFLSEAHTEQDIDLIVQSVQDSVKELKEGGFLLS, from the coding sequence ATGCAACAACTTGAAATTCCCAATAATCCGATTTCAGAAACAACAGATAATGATGTACAAATCGAGTTCAATGCTCTACAACAGCAGCATTTAGAGACATTAATTACTCGTTATACAGAACGAACCAAAACATCAAAACAACTAGCGCAGAAATATCGTCCTGTTTTTGCAAATAACAGGGGTGCTGTGGGGTTCAATTTACTTTTTAAAGAAATGTTTTATCCCATTCTCACCGAACGCTCTCTAGGCTCTAGAATGTGGGATGTTGATGGTAATGAATATATAGACCTCACTGGTGGATATGGAATACATTTATGTGGTTACAATCCACCATTTATCAAAAAAGCTATTTTTGAGCAACTTGAATATGGCATACAAACTGGCCCACAAGCAGCACTAGCTGGCGAAGTTGCTGAGTTAATCTCTGAACTGACGGGGATGGAACGAGTAGCTTTTTGTAGTGTCGGTACAGAAGCCATGATGCTCGCACTACGCATAGCACGAGCCGCGACAAATCGTCATAAGATTGCCCTATTTTCTGGTTCTTATCATGGTATTTTTGATGGAACTTTAGTTAAAGCAGAGACGACAGATGGTAATCCAAAAGGAATTCCAGAGTATCCGGGAGTAACACCAAATGTTGCTGAAGATGTTTTGGTTCTAGAGTACGGAAGTCCTCAAGCTTTAGAGATAATTAAAACCTACAAGCAAGAATTAGCTGCTGTTCTTGTGGAACCTGTGCAGCAACATCAGCTTGGTTTTCAACCCAAAGCATTTATTCTACAACTGCGCCAATTAACTAAAGCATTAGAAATACCGTTAATCTTTGATGAAATGAATACTGGCTTTAGAATTCATCCAGGTGGCGCGCAAGCATGGTTTGGAGTTGAAGCCGACATCGCAACATACGGAAAAATAGTTGGTGGTGGTATGCCTTTAGCAGCTGTAGCTGGTAAAGCTGTTTATATGGATAGAATTGATGGCGGTATGTGGAATTACGGCGATATGTCTGCTCCTGATGTTCCCGTTACCTGGTCAGGAACTAGCTACTGTAGGCATTCTCTCTCTTTAGCTGCGGCGCGTGCTTTGTTACAGCATTTAAAAACGGAAGGAGTAAGTCTACAAGAACAGTTAAATCAACTTACATCACAATTTGTAGAGAGATTTAATGCTTACTTTGAAGTTGAAAAACTACCCATTTATCTATCAAATTTTGGCTCGTTTTTCAATGCTAATGTATCTGAAACTTCTGAGATAGCAACAGAACCTACATTTTTAATAGGTCTGAGGCTTATATTTAATCATATGATTGTTCGAGGTGTTCTGATGCCAAAAGGCGATGGTTTTTTGTCTGAAGCCCATACAGAGCAAGATATTGATTTGATTGTTCAATCTGTTCAAGATAGTGTTAAAGAACTAAAAGAAGGTGGGTTTCTACTTAGTTAG
- a CDS encoding type I polyketide synthase, with the protein MNNSNTSDCLDEIAIIGMAGCFPGAKNIDEFWQNLRDGVESISFFTEDELLNSGVEPALLNQPNYVKAGAILDDIELFDASFFNFNPREAEITDPQHRFLLECAWNALENAGYDSETYLGRIGIFAGASMSSYFLANLYSNRQLIESVGGKQIAIANSQDFLPTLISYKLNLQGPSVNVQTSCSTSLVAVHLASQSLLNGESDIALAGGVSIGVPHKTGYPYQQGSILSPDGHCRAFDAKAQGTVSGNGVGMIVLKRLEDAIADRDTIHAVIKASAINNDGSAKVGYTAPSIEGQAKVIAEALAVARISPEKISYIEAHGTGTVLGDPIEIAALTQAFRAKTDKKGYCAVGSVKTNIGHLDTAAGVTGLIKTVLALKHQQIPPTLHYQQPNPKIDFANSPFYVNHQLSQWNSDANPRYAGVSSFGIGGTNAHVILEEAPVIEQENKGKQGRGYQLLVLSAKTASALETATTNLVKHLQQHPNLNLADVAYTLSVGRRAFEHRLVVVCQNLDDAVQVLEAKDPQRVFSHHSELSTQQVAFMFPGQGTQYVNMAKELYQTEPIFREQVDYCCELLKPLLEIDLRSVIYPQPEQQETAALQLQQTYITQPALFVIEYALAQLWMSWGINPSAMIGHSIGEYVAATVAGVFSLEDALLLVATRGKLIQQLPSGTMLAVPMSAQKIQPLLNKQLSLAAINSPNLCVVSGTEAAVAELQNQLSQQSVDCRRLHTSHAFHSQMMDSILEPFQELLCKIQLNSAKIPFISNVTGTWITTAQATDGKYWVKHLRQTVHFSEGIAKLLQKPEQILLEVGPGRTLTTLVNKQKVAEQIVLSSLRHPQNQQSDIVFLLNTLSQLWLQGIQIDWTQFYDHEQLYRIPLPTYPFEKKRYWIEPLVNSEVNSSPEAEIIVPQPTFINNTLSILKEIFSNSLGIKSSEINIHTPFLEMGIDSLLLLQINRAIQEQLGVQIPFHIFLEDSLTIDSLAAYITKEKPQEPIPTVTPLSIQNQFTPALDRQEEQPQNSNVEQILLQHLQVMSKLVDLLPQKDLLTQNLSSTVLRSQQAAQISTQQNSNLTSNSTKLEPDNQHKNHEKLHPKGGGVFGHWELGMGHGKEHTNALCPMPQEAGQLSLSTHKGMEFPAAFNKLTPISATQKESVALLTPHQQKHLDSLITLFVSKTQASKRLSQDYRSYHANSRAVTGFFPDIKEMIYPIHGQRGEGARIWDVDGNEYVDISMGFGTLLFGHSPSFVIEALQQQIQHGILHGPQSRLAGEVAKLICELTGAERAALCNTGSEAVMGAIRLARTATGRSKIALFAGSYHGNLDEVLIKGVMTADGNLSSVPKNLGIPQYMAENAIILNYGTPESLDIIQAHAHELAAILVEPIQSSRPDLQPQEFLSQLRQLTQETGIVLIFDEVITGFRMHPGGIQGLWGIQADITTYGKAVAAGIPIGVIAGKAAFMDALDGGMWNYGDESYPQGKTTFFAGTFFKHPLAMAAAWAALNHIKTYGSKLQAELTEKTAKLAKTLNNFFEEQQIPIRVVHFGSLFRFTFQNNSVLGNLFYYYLLEKGVYVWEGRTLYLSTAHTEADIEYIIQAVKESVVEMQAGEFLPPTPIANFSPINCSQKELEAPLVTIQPHGSKKPLFFIHPIGGNVFCYKELARCLDSEQPFYGLQAPSLFGECEPYTRIEDMAAHYIAAMQTVQPQGPYYLGGWSLGSFVAFEMAQQLQQQGQQVPVLILLDNVAPNSHKQPINTQQNDESRILASFAYDIASSSDKTISVSYEYFQQMQYEKQLNYVFEQLQIANLIPANFSFDNFCLFLKVYQSHLQASWNYVAQVYPNQMILLRASDSNEGFDYSHDPSWGWSKLSSKPVEIYTVPGTHYTMLAKPHVQVLAEHLNTYLNQIEHGLIVK; encoded by the coding sequence ATGAATAACTCAAATACATCTGATTGTCTCGATGAAATAGCGATTATTGGTATGGCTGGTTGTTTTCCTGGTGCTAAAAATATTGATGAATTTTGGCAAAATCTACGAGACGGTGTAGAGTCAATTTCTTTTTTTACTGAAGACGAGTTGCTCAATTCAGGGGTAGAACCTGCTTTGTTAAATCAACCTAATTATGTAAAAGCCGGAGCTATATTAGATGATATAGAATTATTCGATGCGTCATTTTTTAACTTTAATCCTAGAGAAGCAGAAATTACCGATCCACAACACCGTTTCTTGCTTGAGTGTGCCTGGAATGCTTTAGAAAATGCTGGTTACGACAGTGAAACCTATTTAGGTCGGATTGGTATTTTTGCTGGCGCAAGCATGAGCAGTTACTTTTTGGCAAATCTGTATTCAAATCGCCAGCTGATAGAATCCGTAGGTGGTAAGCAAATTGCGATCGCCAATAGTCAAGATTTTTTACCTACCCTAATTTCTTATAAATTAAACTTGCAGGGGCCGAGTGTAAATGTCCAAACCTCCTGCTCTACTTCATTAGTTGCGGTTCATCTCGCCAGCCAAAGCTTACTCAACGGCGAAAGTGATATAGCTTTGGCTGGTGGGGTTTCCATTGGAGTACCGCATAAAACTGGCTATCCTTATCAACAAGGGAGTATTTTGTCTCCTGATGGACATTGCCGTGCTTTTGATGCCAAAGCACAAGGAACAGTTAGCGGTAACGGTGTAGGTATGATAGTTTTAAAGCGGTTAGAAGATGCGATCGCAGATCGAGATACCATTCACGCTGTCATCAAAGCCTCCGCTATCAATAATGATGGTTCTGCAAAAGTTGGCTACACTGCTCCCAGTATCGAGGGTCAAGCCAAAGTCATAGCCGAAGCACTAGCTGTCGCCAGAATCTCCCCAGAGAAGATTAGCTATATAGAAGCTCATGGTACAGGAACAGTTTTAGGAGATCCAATTGAAATTGCTGCACTCACACAAGCTTTCCGCGCCAAAACTGACAAAAAAGGTTATTGTGCCGTTGGCTCAGTGAAAACTAATATTGGACATCTAGATACTGCTGCTGGTGTTACAGGTTTAATCAAAACTGTTTTAGCCCTGAAACATCAACAAATACCCCCGACTCTGCATTACCAACAACCTAATCCCAAAATTGACTTTGCTAACAGCCCCTTCTACGTCAATCACCAGCTGTCACAATGGAATTCTGATGCTAATCCTCGCTATGCAGGAGTCAGTTCCTTTGGTATTGGTGGTACTAATGCCCATGTAATTTTAGAAGAAGCCCCAGTTATTGAACAGGAGAACAAGGGGAAGCAGGGGAGAGGGTATCAGTTATTGGTACTCTCTGCTAAAACAGCATCAGCACTAGAGACTGCTACTACAAATTTAGTTAAACATCTCCAGCAGCACCCCAACCTTAATTTAGCTGATGTTGCTTATACCCTAAGTGTAGGTCGTCGAGCGTTTGAACATCGTCTTGTCGTAGTTTGCCAAAACCTTGACGATGCAGTGCAAGTTTTAGAAGCAAAAGATCCGCAACGAGTTTTCAGCCACCACAGCGAACTGTCTACACAACAAGTTGCATTTATGTTTCCCGGACAAGGTACTCAGTATGTAAACATGGCTAAAGAATTGTACCAAACTGAGCCAATCTTCCGAGAACAAGTAGACTACTGCTGTGAATTACTCAAACCTCTTTTAGAAATAGATTTACGTAGCGTTATCTACCCGCAACCAGAACAGCAAGAAACAGCTGCTTTGCAGTTACAGCAAACTTATATCACTCAGCCAGCGTTATTTGTCATTGAGTATGCTTTAGCTCAGTTATGGATGTCTTGGGGTATAAACCCAAGCGCCATGATTGGTCATAGCATTGGCGAGTATGTAGCTGCAACTGTGGCTGGTGTATTCTCCTTAGAAGACGCACTCCTGTTAGTAGCTACTCGCGGCAAATTGATCCAGCAACTGCCATCAGGGACAATGTTAGCTGTACCAATGTCAGCACAAAAAATTCAACCCCTGCTAAACAAACAACTTTCTCTAGCTGCAATCAACAGTCCAAATTTGTGCGTAGTTTCGGGAACCGAAGCAGCAGTTGCGGAATTACAAAATCAATTATCTCAACAAAGTGTTGATTGTCGCCGTCTGCATACTTCTCATGCTTTTCATTCCCAGATGATGGACTCAATTCTAGAGCCATTTCAGGAGTTACTCTGCAAAATTCAACTAAATTCTGCCAAAATTCCTTTTATTTCTAACGTCACAGGTACTTGGATAACCACAGCACAAGCAACAGATGGGAAATATTGGGTAAAACATCTCCGTCAAACAGTGCATTTTAGTGAAGGAATTGCTAAATTACTGCAAAAGCCAGAGCAAATTCTCTTAGAAGTAGGCCCAGGACGCACATTAACTACCTTAGTTAACAAGCAGAAGGTAGCAGAACAGATAGTGCTTTCTTCACTGAGACATCCACAGAACCAGCAATCAGATATTGTATTCTTGCTCAATACACTCTCGCAACTCTGGTTGCAAGGAATCCAAATAGATTGGACACAATTTTATGACCATGAACAACTTTATCGTATTCCCTTACCTACATATCCATTTGAAAAGAAAAGATATTGGATTGAACCATTAGTTAATAGTGAAGTTAATTCATCACCCGAAGCAGAAATTATAGTGCCACAACCAACATTTATAAATAATACTTTGTCAATCCTCAAAGAAATTTTTAGTAATTCTCTTGGCATCAAATCATCCGAAATTAATATTCATACCCCTTTTCTAGAAATGGGTATAGACTCTCTATTATTACTGCAAATTAACCGCGCCATTCAAGAACAGTTGGGTGTGCAAATTCCTTTTCATATATTTCTGGAAGATTCACTAACAATTGATTCTCTAGCAGCTTATATCACTAAAGAAAAACCTCAAGAGCCAATACCCACCGTTACACCATTATCAATTCAAAATCAGTTTACACCAGCACTTGATCGCCAAGAAGAACAACCACAAAATAGTAATGTTGAGCAGATTCTTTTACAACATCTTCAGGTAATGTCTAAATTGGTAGACTTATTGCCTCAGAAAGATTTACTTACTCAAAATTTGTCTTCTACTGTTCTTAGAAGTCAACAAGCTGCTCAAATTTCAACCCAACAAAATTCCAATCTCACATCTAACTCAACTAAATTAGAGCCTGATAACCAGCATAAAAATCATGAAAAACTCCACCCAAAAGGGGGTGGAGTTTTTGGGCATTGGGAATTGGGCATGGGGCATGGGAAAGAACATACCAATGCCCTATGCCCTATGCCCCAAGAGGCGGGGCAGCTATCCCTCTCCACCCACAAGGGGATGGAGTTTCCCGCCGCTTTCAATAAATTAACTCCCATATCAGCAACTCAAAAAGAGTCAGTAGCGTTATTGACTCCCCATCAACAGAAACATTTAGATAGTTTAATTACACTTTTTGTGAGCAAAACTCAAGCATCAAAACGGCTTTCTCAAGATTACCGTTCCTATCATGCTAATAGCAGAGCAGTTACAGGGTTCTTTCCTGATATTAAAGAGATGATCTATCCTATTCACGGACAACGTGGAGAAGGAGCCAGAATTTGGGATGTTGATGGTAACGAATACGTAGATATCTCTATGGGATTTGGTACGCTTTTATTTGGTCATTCACCATCTTTTGTGATTGAAGCACTACAGCAACAAATTCAACATGGCATATTACATGGCCCACAATCGCGTTTAGCTGGTGAAGTAGCAAAATTAATCTGTGAACTAACAGGTGCAGAACGAGCAGCTTTATGTAACACTGGCTCAGAAGCCGTCATGGGAGCAATACGCCTAGCACGCACTGCTACAGGACGCTCTAAGATAGCTTTATTTGCTGGTTCTTATCATGGCAACTTGGACGAGGTTTTAATCAAAGGAGTCATGACTGCTGATGGAAACTTATCTTCTGTACCAAAAAATTTAGGAATTCCTCAGTATATGGCTGAAAATGCCATCATTCTTAATTATGGCACTCCTGAATCATTAGATATTATCCAAGCTCATGCCCACGAGTTAGCAGCCATTCTCGTTGAACCAATACAAAGCAGTCGCCCAGATTTGCAACCTCAAGAGTTTTTATCTCAGTTAAGACAACTTACCCAAGAGACAGGAATTGTCTTAATCTTTGATGAAGTAATTACCGGCTTTCGGATGCATCCAGGTGGTATTCAGGGGTTGTGGGGTATTCAAGCAGATATCACTACCTACGGTAAAGCGGTTGCAGCTGGTATCCCCATTGGGGTAATAGCTGGCAAAGCTGCTTTCATGGATGCATTAGACGGTGGTATGTGGAACTATGGTGATGAGTCTTATCCTCAAGGAAAAACCACCTTTTTTGCAGGCACTTTTTTTAAACATCCTCTGGCAATGGCGGCTGCTTGGGCGGCATTAAATCACATTAAAACTTATGGGTCTAAACTGCAAGCAGAACTAACTGAAAAAACAGCAAAATTAGCCAAAACACTGAATAACTTCTTTGAAGAACAACAAATACCAATCCGAGTTGTTCATTTTGGTTCGCTTTTCCGTTTTACTTTCCAAAATAATTCTGTACTAGGTAATTTATTCTATTACTATTTACTAGAAAAAGGAGTTTACGTTTGGGAAGGACGTACTCTTTATTTATCGACAGCACATACTGAAGCCGATATAGAATATATCATCCAGGCTGTGAAAGAAAGTGTAGTAGAAATGCAAGCAGGTGAGTTTCTACCACCAACGCCTATTGCCAATTTTTCGCCAATTAATTGTAGTCAAAAAGAACTAGAAGCACCCCTGGTCACCATTCAGCCACATGGCTCTAAAAAACCTTTATTTTTTATTCATCCTATCGGAGGCAATGTTTTTTGCTATAAAGAATTAGCACGTTGCTTAGATTCCGAGCAACCTTTTTATGGACTGCAAGCACCGAGTCTGTTTGGAGAATGTGAACCATATACTCGTATTGAAGATATGGCTGCTCACTATATTGCAGCAATGCAAACTGTACAGCCACAAGGCCCCTATTATTTAGGCGGGTGGTCACTGGGAAGCTTTGTAGCTTTTGAAATGGCTCAACAACTGCAACAGCAAGGTCAACAGGTTCCTGTACTCATCTTATTAGATAATGTTGCACCCAATTCTCACAAGCAACCTATAAATACTCAACAAAATGATGAGTCGCGAATTTTAGCGAGTTTTGCCTACGATATTGCCAGTTCGTCAGACAAAACTATCTCGGTATCCTATGAATATTTTCAACAAATGCAGTATGAAAAGCAATTAAATTATGTTTTTGAGCAGTTGCAAATTGCTAACTTAATCCCAGCTAATTTTAGCTTTGATAACTTTTGCTTGTTTCTCAAGGTTTATCAAAGTCACCTCCAAGCAAGTTGGAATTATGTAGCACAGGTATATCCAAATCAAATGATTCTCTTGCGTGCTAGCGATAGCAATGAAGGTTTTGATTATTCTCACGATCCTAGCTGGGGCTGGAGTAAATTATCTTCTAAACCAGTGGAAATCTATACAGTTCCGGGTACTCATTACACAATGCTTGCGAAACCTCATGTACAGGTCTTAGCAGAGCATTTGAATACATATTTAAATCAGATAGAGCATGGACTAATTGTTAAGTAA
- a CDS encoding iron-siderophore ABC transporter substrate-binding protein yields the protein MKLHKFRSLLLVLTFLLVTACYHYSNPNLSNKISPTSECRLIQHELGETCVPLKPRRIIAVDQIALEALVALDLKPIGIPHPAFAGSKANLLKNKLIGVNYIGKEPQINLEKILQLKPDLIVGVYGIDSGNYKIFSQIAPTVKANYSYTNWQMHLRQIGSFTNNSGKAEELITQYEQRLKIIRAELGNKLDTLKVSVSRFHGGEQLPEFHSQFSFPGSIVKAAGISMPVKQSQLIKTPEDILIILSLERIDLLDADVLFVAVDPGATELFKKYQETPLWQTLNVVRNKKVYTVDSGSWILGSVLSANAILDDLTKYLLETY from the coding sequence GTGAAATTACATAAATTTCGTAGTTTATTACTTGTACTAACTTTTTTGCTAGTTACTGCTTGTTATCACTATTCAAACCCAAACTTATCAAATAAAATATCGCCAACTTCAGAATGCCGATTAATTCAGCATGAATTAGGAGAAACTTGTGTTCCCCTAAAACCGCGACGTATTATTGCTGTAGATCAAATAGCATTAGAAGCTTTAGTTGCATTAGACTTAAAGCCAATAGGAATACCACATCCTGCTTTTGCTGGCAGCAAAGCGAATCTGCTTAAAAACAAGCTTATAGGGGTAAATTATATAGGAAAAGAACCACAGATTAATCTAGAGAAAATCTTGCAATTAAAGCCGGATTTAATTGTTGGTGTGTATGGAATAGATTCAGGAAATTATAAAATATTTTCACAAATAGCACCTACAGTTAAAGCCAACTATTCTTATACAAATTGGCAAATGCATTTACGACAAATAGGTTCTTTTACTAATAACAGTGGAAAAGCTGAAGAATTAATCACCCAATACGAACAGCGACTTAAAATTATTAGAGCAGAGTTAGGAAATAAACTTGACACATTAAAAGTTTCTGTTAGCAGGTTTCATGGTGGTGAGCAACTTCCTGAGTTTCATTCCCAATTTTCATTTCCTGGCAGTATTGTGAAAGCAGCCGGAATTTCAATGCCAGTTAAACAAAGTCAGTTGATTAAAACACCTGAAGATATTTTGATAATATTGAGCTTAGAACGTATAGATTTACTTGATGCAGATGTTTTATTTGTAGCAGTAGATCCAGGCGCAACAGAACTATTTAAAAAATATCAAGAGACTCCTTTGTGGCAAACACTGAATGTAGTTAGAAATAAGAAAGTTTACACTGTTGATTCTGGTTCCTGGATACTTGGCAGTGTCCTCTCAGCTAATGCTATTCTGGATGATTTAACGAAATATCTACTTGAAACATATTAA